One genomic window of Glycine soja cultivar W05 chromosome 9, ASM419377v2, whole genome shotgun sequence includes the following:
- the LOC114425905 gene encoding S-type anion channel SLAH3-like, whose translation MENNINIEISEQGSPEVPSLIRYISSSEVAGFDTADSQLPSASAQGSEANSPTRQHDEPIVINHQRKYSISMPLSSEEVQLQPMDTKKDGIPISSSQSGTASSNHPQASKCYSQPMPKCHVPQEADNGVKINNHPGIKDFKDKRFDSFKTWSGRLERQLTILRGKSPRATAQDGNNNSKSTDRPLPVDRYFDALEGPELETLKASEETVLPQDKQWPFLLRFPISSFGICLGVSSQAILWKALATSPSTQFLHISLKVNLILWFISIALVITVFTIYLLKIILYFEAVHREYYHPIRVNFFFAPWIALLFLAIGVPPSVTKDLHHAPWYILMTPILCLELKIYGQWMSGGQRRLSKVANPTNHLSIVGNFVGALLGASMGLKEGPIFFFAIGLAHYIVMFVTLYQRLPTNETLPKELHPVFFLFVAAPSVASMAWANIQGSFDYGSRIAYFIALFLYFSLAVRINFFRGFIFSLAWWAYTFPMTGAAIATVRYSNQVTNPVTKTLCVILSLISTLIVIALLVSTILHAFVFKNLFPNDLAIAISYRKRRPQKKWLGLRYRSHDSKEIENYLKCVNSDKIDLEASTPLPDGTEDSPSI comes from the exons ATGGAAAACAACATAaacattgaaatttcagaacaagGCTCTCCAGAAGTTCCATCACTCATAAGGTATATATCATCAAGTGAAGTTGCTGGCTTTGACACTGCTGATTCTCAACTTCCCAGCGCATCTGCCCAA GGAAGTGAAGCAAACTCACCAACAAGACAACATGATGAACCTATAGTCATCAATCATCAAAGGAAGTATTCTATCAGCATGCCACTTTCTTCTGAAGAAGTTCAGCTTCAACCAATGGACACCAAAAAAGATGGTATTCCCATTTCCTCTTCTCAATCAGGAACTGCTAGCTCTAACCATCCGCAGGCATCAAAATGTTACTCTCAACCAATGCCAAAATGCCATGTGCCCCAAGAGGCTGATAATGGAGTCAAAATAAATAACCATCCGGGCATCAAAGATTTCAAGGATAAGAGGTTTGACTCTTTTAAAACATGGTCTGGGAGACTTGAGAGACAATTAACAATTCTACGTGGAAAGTCACCAAGAGCAACTGCACAAGATGGTAACAACAACTCCAAGAGCACTGATAGGCCTTTACCTGTGGATCGGTACTTTGATGCATTGGAAGGTCCAGAGTTAGAAACTCTCAAG GCATCAGAAGAGACAGTGCTTCCACAGGACAAGCAATGGCCATTTCTTCTACGGTTTCCTATTTCATCCTTTGGTATTTGCCTTGGAGTTAGCAGCCAAGCAATTCTTTGGAAAGCACTGGCAACATCTCCTTCCACTCAATTTCTTCACATAAGCCTCAAAGTCAACTTAATCTTATGGTTCATATCCATTGCTCTTGTTATCACAGTTTTCACCATCTATCTTCTCAAAATCATTCTCTACTTTGAAGCAGTTCATCGGGAGTACTACCATCCGATCCGTGTCAACTTCTTCTTTGCACCATGGATAGCTCTCTTGTTCTTGGCTATTGGAGTTCCACCATCAGTTACCAAAGACCTGCACCATGCTCCTTGGTACATTCTAATGACACCAATATTGTGTCTTGAACTTAAGATCTATGGACAGTGGATGTCTGGGGGTCAAAGGAGGCTCTCAAAGGTGGCTAATCCTACCAACCATTTATCAATTGTTGGAAACTTTGTGGGGGCATTACTTGGGGCCTCTATGGGCCTCAAAGAAGGGCCCATTTTCTTCTTTGCTATTGGGCTGGCCCACTACATAGTCATGTTTGTGACCCTCTACCAGAGACTTCCAACAAATGAGACACTCCCAAAAGAACTCCATCCTGTGTTCTTTCTGTTTGTTGCAGCACCAAGTGTTGCTTCCATGGCTTGGGCCAACATTCAGGGTTCCTTCGATTATGGATCTCGGATTGCCTATTTCATTGCCCTCTTTCTTTATTTCTCATTG GCTGTCCGGATCAATTTTTTCAGAGGATTCAT ATTCTCTCTTGCATGGTGGGCCTATACTTTTCCAATGACTGGTGCAGCAATTGCAACCGTAAGATACTCAAATCAGGTCACAAATCCAGTTACCAAGACCCTGTGTGTCATACTGAGTCTCATATCCACACTCATAGTAATAGCACTGCTTGTATCAACTATATTGCATGCCTTTGTCTTCAAAAACCTATTCCCCAATGACCTTGCCATTGCCATAAGTTACAGAAAGAGAAGGCCACAAAAGAAGTGGCTAGGTCTTAGATACAGGAGCCATGACTCCAAAGAGATCGAAAATTACCTGAAGTGTGTGAACTCggataaaattgatttagaaGCTTCTACCCCACTACCAGATGGCACAGAGGATTCACCATCTATCTGA